The following proteins are encoded in a genomic region of Drosophila willistoni isolate 14030-0811.24 chromosome 3R, UCI_dwil_1.1, whole genome shotgun sequence:
- the LOC6651268 gene encoding transcription factor castor, whose translation MSNQMEFIMQLYMMNLLQQQQQQQQQFQQQLTGYTSYTQKEDITSSTCLQQQQQQQQQQLKTRTQKRINSQNTNCSSSRSCSPNPNSNLISLHQQQQQQPHIFTTQTTTPTTPNTYNNNNDTNTMNFTNQLPQMLLSTLPLTQYMLQQQQQQQQQQHLLTTSNLLLTPNTPSSRSIQQQQLGQLSNLQTLNTEQITTNNFLQSSTVTSTPNEQAAQHVANDILATSTTTIASAVSAVTLKYEKNEDQVDEEIEEVVDNNDEDDDDDEDDEKPLSSYNSCSSSGNGSSEKLMQLSGVQPLESTIDSIDSPSMYTPIKQPADSSYSITPVEMEHTPNTPIAQTQSNSMLTPPSSDQSKGVVQSLSTASSLDAFLQNEENLKNLRKVSSYLECENVLCRQENLREHFHCHDEPCQGKILSKKDDIIRHLKWHKKRKESLKLGFARFSSSDDCAPSYGAGCAYNWKQTHYHCIYEHCPKVYVSTSDVQMHANFHRKDSEIVNEGFRRFRAHENCRIEDCPFYGKKISHYHCCREGCNHTFKNKADMDKHKTYHLKDHQLKMDGFKKILKTEACPFEDCKFSTVCNHIHCVRENCNFILHSSSQMISHKRKHDRQDGEQAYQQFKSKSDVEETSLDATPTPQLPQPPPTSNNSTPLSSLSAEHFLARKRGRPPKKIQLPADTQQPEVKRLKVEDDVSNPALPVANPLAPSNGVFPNLLPNFNAAAAAAAATGADATAPNFQLTHLMALFQLQNPLFYQNLYPGMPQNASMLGNLAAFSAAAAAAAGAGAMPGGQQPKTEFNIKPEFKE comes from the exons ATGTCGAATCAAATGGAATTTATTATGCAGCTTTATATGATGAATttgttgcagcagcagcaacaacagcaacagcaatttCAACAACAGCTAACAGGATATACATCATATACACAGAAAGAGGATATCACCAGCAGCACATGcctgcaacagcaacagcaacaacagcagcaacaactcaAAACAAGAACGCAAAAACGCATTAACTCGCAAAACACGAACTGTAGTAGTAGCCGTAGTTGTAGTCCCAATCCCAATAGTAATTTGATTTCGttacatcaacaacaacaacaacaaccacacaTATTTACAACGCAAACAACTACACCCACAACCCCTAAcacctacaacaacaacaacgacacaAACACTATGAATTTCACTAACCAATTGCCACAAATGTTGCTAAGCACATTGCCCTTAACGCAATACAtgttgcagcaacaacaacagcaacagcagcagcaacatttgTTGACAACCTCAAATCTCCTATTAACACCTAACACACCCAGTTCCCGCtccatacaacaacaacaattgggACAATTATCCAATTTGCAAACATTAAACACTGAGCAAAttacaacaaataattttctaCAATCCTCCACAGTGACATCAACGCCAAACGAGCAAGCAgcgcaacatgttgccaacgATATCTTAGCAacatcgacaacaacaatagcctCAGCAGTTTCGGCCGTCACACTTAAATATGAGAAAAATGAAGATCAAGTGgatgaagaaatagaagaagtagtagataataatgatgaggatgatgatgatgatgaagacgATGAGAAACCTTTGTCCAGTTACAATAGTTGCAGCTCATCGGGCAATGGTAGCTCTGAAAAGTTGATGCAGTTGTCGGGAGTACAGCCTCTGGAGAGCACTATCGATAGTATTGATTCTCCAAGCATG TACACTCCCATCAAGCAGCCGGCCGACTCTTCATACAGCATCACGCCCGTTGAGATGGAACATACACCAAATACCCCAATTGCCCAGACCCAGTCGAACTCTATGCTGACCCCACCATCCAGTGATCAAAGCAAAGGCGTTGTCCAAAGTTTGTCCACAGCCAGCAGTTTGGATGCCTTTCTGCAGAACGAGGAGAATTTGAAGAATCTGCGCAAGGTCTCATCGTATTTGGAGTGCGAGAACGTTTTGTGTAGACAGGAGAATTTACGTGAGCATTTCCATTGCCACGATGAGCCCTGTCAGGGTAAGATCCTTAGCAAAAAAGACGATATCATTCGGCATTTGAAGTGGCACAAGAAACGCAAAGAGAGTCTTAAGCTGGGATTCGCAAGATTCTCCTCGTCTGACGACTGCGCCCCATCCTATGGAGCCGGCTGTGCATACAACTGGAAGCAGACGCATTACCATTGCATCTACGAACACTGCCCCAAGGTCTATGTGAGCACCAGTGATGTCCAGATGCATGCGAATTTCCACCGTAAGGACTCGGAGATAGTCAATGAGGGTTTCCGACGTTTTCGCGCCCACGAAAACTGCCGCATTGAGGATTGTCCCTTCTATGGCAAGAAGATATCGCATTATCATTGCTGTCGCGAGGGCTGCAATCACACATTCAAAAACAAGGCCGATATGG ACAAACACAAGACCTATCATCTTAAAGACCATCAGCTGAAAATGGATGGCTTTAAGAAAATACTCAAGACCGAAGCCTGTCCCTTCGAAGACTGCAAATTCTCGACTGTGTGCAATCATATCCATTGCGTACGTGAGAACTGCAACTTTATCCTGCACTCCAGTAGCCAGATGATCAGCCATAAGCGTAAGCATGATCGTCAGGATGGAGAGCAGGCGTACCAACAGTTCAAATCCAAGTCGGACGTGGAAGAAACATCACTAGATGCCACACCGACACCGCAGCTGCCTCAACCTCCACCCACCAGCAATAATTCCACGCCTCTGTCCTCCCTCTCTGCCGAGCATTTCCTGGCCCGCAAGCGTGGCAGGCCACCCAAGAAAATT CAACTGCCTGCCGATACACAACAGCCAGAGGTTAAACGTTTGAAAGTCGAAGATGATGTTAGTAATCCTGCCTTGCCAGTTGCAAATCCACTGGCACCCTCGAATGGAGTATTCCCCAATCTGCTGCCCAATTtcaatgctgctgctgccgccgctgctgcgACCGGAGCAGATGCAACGGCTCCAAATTTCCAACTAACCCATCTGATGGCACTCTTCCAGTTGCAGAATCCGCTCTTCTATCAGAATCTGTATCCTGGTATGCCTCAGAATGCGTCCATGTTGGGGAATCTGGCGGCCTTTagtgctgccgctgctgccgcGGCGGGAGCAGGAGCGATGCCAGGTGGACAGCAACCCAAAACCGAGTTTAATATTAAGCCTGAGTTCAAGGAGTAG